The following coding sequences are from one uncultured Desulfobacter sp. window:
- a CDS encoding ISKra4 family transposase has translation MNPAVSLSAVEHLPSPVIDPGQKCYDDIVNFLNSKENHSVKLSDLEQALEKRGRELMRILLQEHLDKLGPSHCEEPVCGADGIVRPKVRPQDRKIETVFGTVSESRAGYGNKGVASLHPLDARLNLPPELYSLELRRRVAENASKSSFDETVETIKKTTGADIPKRQVEELTQRAARDFDAFYEIRQCNPADETVTGPILVITTDGKGVVMHEQDLREQTRKAARKRKPQMESRLSKGEKKNAKRMATVAAVYTIDTFKRTPQDLLPGNDKSNTKTSPHPEQKRVWASLEKSAEQVIASAFSEASHRDPNHEKHWVALVDGENQQLRILKRMAKRQNVALTIIVDIIHVIEYLWKAGRAFHPKSGPELEKWVQYRLAKVLDGKAGLMAGGMRRSATLKKFTDKQRKPVEACATYLKNKAPYLEYHHYLDLGLPIATGVIEGACRHLVKDRMDITGAKWRLSSAEAVLRLRALRSSNDFDEYWNFHEACEYERNHRALYQHGEVPATKLPKPSPKRRGHLKVIK, from the coding sequence ATGAATCCAGCGGTTTCCCTTTCTGCTGTGGAGCATTTACCTTCCCCCGTCATTGATCCGGGGCAAAAATGCTATGATGATATTGTCAATTTTCTTAATTCCAAGGAGAATCATTCAGTGAAACTCAGTGATTTGGAACAAGCACTTGAAAAACGAGGACGTGAGCTGATGCGCATCCTGCTTCAGGAACATTTAGACAAGCTCGGTCCCAGTCATTGTGAAGAGCCGGTCTGTGGAGCCGATGGCATTGTTCGACCGAAAGTGAGGCCACAGGATCGAAAAATCGAAACCGTATTTGGAACGGTATCGGAAAGTCGTGCCGGATATGGAAACAAGGGCGTGGCAAGTTTGCACCCGTTGGATGCCCGATTGAATCTTCCCCCAGAACTTTATTCCCTCGAACTTCGTCGCCGTGTGGCTGAAAACGCTTCAAAGAGTTCTTTTGACGAGACTGTCGAAACGATCAAGAAAACCACTGGAGCCGATATTCCCAAACGTCAGGTAGAAGAGTTAACACAGCGAGCAGCTCGGGATTTTGACGCATTTTATGAAATACGGCAATGCAACCCGGCGGATGAGACAGTTACTGGTCCAATACTGGTAATCACCACCGATGGTAAGGGCGTGGTAATGCATGAGCAGGACCTGCGGGAACAAACCCGGAAAGCTGCCCGGAAACGAAAGCCTCAGATGGAAAGCCGGCTATCCAAAGGGGAAAAGAAAAATGCCAAGCGAATGGCAACCGTTGCCGCTGTATATACTATAGATACGTTTAAACGTACGCCCCAAGACTTGCTTCCGGGGAATGACAAGTCGAATACAAAAACAAGCCCTCACCCGGAACAAAAGCGTGTATGGGCAAGCCTTGAAAAATCAGCCGAGCAGGTCATTGCATCGGCCTTTTCTGAGGCCTCCCACCGTGATCCCAACCACGAAAAACATTGGGTTGCCTTAGTGGACGGCGAAAATCAACAACTACGAATCCTGAAACGTATGGCCAAAAGACAAAATGTGGCCCTTACGATCATTGTTGATATTATTCATGTTATTGAATACCTCTGGAAAGCTGGCAGGGCATTTCATCCCAAATCCGGCCCGGAGCTTGAAAAATGGGTCCAGTACCGCTTGGCTAAAGTACTCGATGGCAAGGCCGGATTGATGGCAGGGGGGATGCGTAGAAGTGCTACATTAAAAAAATTTACAGACAAACAACGTAAACCTGTAGAAGCCTGCGCAACGTATTTGAAAAATAAAGCACCGTACCTTGAATACCATCATTATCTTGACCTTGGCCTCCCTATTGCCACAGGAGTTATTGAGGGCGCATGTCGTCATCTTGTAAAGGACCGAATGGATATAACTGGTGCCAAATGGCGGTTGTCCAGTGCTGAAGCAGTGTTGCGTCTGCGTGCCTTGCGGAGTAGTAACGATTTTGATGAGTATTGGAATTTTCATGAAGCCTGCGAATACGAACGTAATCACCGGGCTCTTTATCAACATGGTGAGGTTCCGGCTACAAAGCTACCAAAACCTTCACCGAAACGACGGGGGCATCTAAAAGTGATCAAGTAA
- a CDS encoding ATP-binding protein, giving the protein MVRHVVKEPHPKELIQAHKMEAIGTLAGGIAHDFNNILSSILGFSDLALTQAQKGSVIEDDLKEIHAAGHRAKELVKQILTFARKSEDTIKPVRVDIIAKEVLKLIRSSIPSTIIIVEEIENTKQVLENPTQIHQILMNLITNAAHSMDESGGVLECSLKDLNVESAILLDGELLKPGNYLKLIVSDTGTGIPDDIIESIFEPYFTTKDQGEGTGMGLAVVHGIIEKCNGKIFVESEYGKGSIFTIFLPSVEDEVKENTKTQLESPKGDESILFVDDEPAITKMGKRVLSELGYNVDVCTSSIDALELFKKKTVAYDLIISDMTMPKMTGYQLAEQILKIQPGTKFILCTGYSNKVNQDKIRKIGISALMIKPVDNEQMANMVRKILDG; this is encoded by the coding sequence TTGGTCAGACATGTCGTAAAAGAGCCGCACCCAAAAGAATTAATACAAGCCCATAAAATGGAGGCCATCGGGACCCTCGCTGGCGGTATAGCACATGATTTTAATAATATTTTATCATCAATATTAGGATTCTCTGATTTAGCACTTACCCAGGCACAAAAAGGATCTGTTATTGAAGATGACCTAAAAGAAATTCATGCTGCAGGTCATCGTGCAAAAGAATTGGTCAAACAGATCCTTACGTTCGCCCGAAAATCAGAAGATACTATAAAGCCTGTTCGTGTTGATATTATCGCAAAAGAAGTGTTGAAACTAATCCGTTCATCCATACCAAGTACAATAATTATTGTTGAAGAGATCGAAAACACAAAGCAAGTATTGGAAAATCCGACTCAGATCCACCAAATTTTGATGAATCTAATCACAAATGCCGCGCATTCCATGGATGAAAGCGGTGGTGTGCTTGAATGCAGTTTGAAGGATTTAAATGTGGAAAGCGCCATCTTATTAGACGGGGAGCTTTTAAAACCGGGAAACTATTTGAAACTTATCGTATCTGATACAGGAACCGGAATTCCTGATGACATTATTGAATCAATATTTGAGCCATATTTTACAACCAAAGATCAAGGCGAAGGTACCGGCATGGGGCTGGCGGTCGTGCACGGTATCATTGAAAAATGTAATGGTAAAATTTTTGTTGAAAGTGAATACGGGAAAGGATCAATTTTCACCATTTTCTTACCCTCTGTGGAGGACGAAGTTAAGGAAAATACAAAGACTCAATTAGAATCGCCTAAAGGAGACGAAAGCATACTTTTTGTAGATGACGAACCCGCGATTACAAAAATGGGAAAAAGAGTTTTAAGCGAACTTGGCTATAATGTAGACGTTTGTACCAGCAGCATTGATGCATTAGAGTTGTTTAAGAAAAAAACGGTGGCATACGATCTTATTATTTCAGATATGACCATGCCTAAAATGACAGGGTATCAACTTGCCGAACAAATCCTGAAAATTCAACCAGGCACTAAATTCATACTTTGCACAGGGTATAGCAATAAAGTGAATCAAGATAAAATTAGAAAAATCGGCATTAGTGCTTTGATGATCAAGCCTGTTGACAATGAACAAATGGCCAATATGGTAAGAAAAATTTTGGATGGGTAA
- a CDS encoding transporter substrate-binding domain-containing protein, translating to MNKSLTSILVFLLFVLCFVPIAFSKNQIVKVGVYDNAPIVYMDENGDFAGLSVDVLAYIADKENWTLEYKFGTWSECINRLENSEIDIQVYIAFSEARALRYDYNNEMLISNWGGVYTRKGSDIKTIFDLKGKRVALLKKAIHPPAFRKMISSFDIKIDEIEIEIENHNIGFALVQEKKADAIVANRIFGLANYKQYDLEKTNIIFNPIEIRYASPKGTNANTLKSIDKHLKILKSDSNSIFYQSFNTAFGLNKSSNPISRWFYWGIIISFSLIVFLFIFTIILNYRVKTKTYELKNEVTERIKKEKSLKESELALKKSEERFKAIYENAPVLINAFDENGHCLLWNNECRKTFGWTIEEINTHGDALSLFYPDPEVRDEVIRTVTTDPDAHFREWYPVTKAGKTLDTMWANFTLPDGLTFNLGYDITERNKAENEKQVLQEKLHQSRKMESIGQLAGGIAHDFNNILYPIIAFSQLSQRDLPEDHPVQENLQDILDGAKRAEDLVKRILLFARQKERKLETMILQPIIKESYKLLRSSIPANINLILDLYTGEDFVLCDATEIHEIIINLCTNAYHAIIKHEGEIVVGLKKENPAPEMDLPPGEYLCLSVKDNGGGIPDEVKDKIFEPYVTTKEIGKGSGLGLSVVYGIVESYKGKINIDSSPVHGTEFIIFLPISKAAPMVQNIHDKESLKKGDERILFVDDEPSITKLATQALERCGYLVTAVNESKIALSLFQSTPDDFDLVITDMAMPGMVGTELSKKILEIRPDIKIMICSGFSDRLEKEKLKDFGVVAFLDKPLSIDVLAKVTRDVLDNKDLLSIA from the coding sequence ATGAATAAGAGCTTAACATCTATTTTGGTATTTCTTCTATTTGTGTTGTGTTTTGTGCCTATTGCATTTTCGAAAAACCAAATCGTTAAAGTTGGTGTCTATGACAACGCACCGATTGTGTATATGGATGAAAATGGTGATTTTGCAGGGCTCTCAGTAGATGTGCTTGCGTATATCGCGGACAAAGAGAATTGGACGCTTGAATATAAATTCGGCACATGGAGTGAGTGTATAAATAGACTTGAAAACAGCGAAATTGATATACAAGTATATATCGCATTCTCCGAAGCGCGGGCATTGAGATATGACTATAATAACGAAATGTTAATAAGTAACTGGGGGGGGGTCTATACTAGGAAAGGAAGCGATATTAAAACCATATTTGACCTTAAAGGAAAACGGGTTGCGCTCTTAAAAAAAGCGATTCATCCGCCGGCGTTTCGAAAAATGATCAGTTCATTTGATATCAAGATTGATGAAATAGAAATAGAAATAGAAAATCACAATATTGGTTTTGCTCTTGTCCAAGAAAAGAAAGCAGATGCAATTGTCGCAAATCGTATATTTGGGCTTGCAAATTATAAACAATACGATCTTGAGAAAACAAATATAATTTTCAATCCCATCGAAATCAGATATGCCTCTCCAAAAGGCACAAATGCAAACACACTAAAATCAATTGATAAGCATCTTAAAATTCTAAAATCAGATTCAAATTCAATTTTTTATCAATCGTTTAATACCGCTTTCGGGCTGAATAAATCCTCCAATCCTATATCGAGATGGTTTTATTGGGGGATAATAATCTCTTTCTCATTAATAGTATTTCTTTTTATTTTTACTATAATTTTAAATTACCGTGTGAAAACAAAGACATACGAACTGAAAAATGAAGTGACTGAAAGAATTAAAAAGGAAAAGTCACTCAAAGAAAGTGAATTGGCGCTTAAGAAAAGTGAAGAAAGATTCAAGGCTATCTACGAAAACGCTCCCGTATTAATTAATGCGTTCGATGAAAACGGACACTGTCTCCTTTGGAACAATGAATGCCGGAAAACGTTTGGGTGGACTATCGAGGAAATTAATACGCATGGTGATGCCCTTTCTTTATTCTATCCTGATCCGGAAGTAAGAGATGAAGTAATTCGAACGGTTACGACTGATCCAGATGCGCATTTCAGGGAATGGTATCCCGTGACAAAAGCTGGAAAAACCCTTGATACTATGTGGGCTAATTTCACATTGCCTGACGGTCTGACATTCAATTTGGGTTATGATATTACCGAACGAAACAAGGCCGAAAACGAGAAGCAAGTCCTCCAAGAAAAGCTCCACCAGTCTCGAAAAATGGAATCTATCGGACAACTCGCCGGTGGTATCGCCCATGATTTTAACAATATTCTTTATCCGATTATCGCTTTCTCCCAGCTTTCACAGAGAGATTTACCTGAAGACCACCCAGTTCAAGAAAACCTGCAAGACATATTGGATGGTGCAAAACGAGCCGAGGACTTAGTCAAACGAATCCTTCTCTTTGCAAGACAAAAGGAACGTAAACTGGAAACGATGATACTGCAGCCTATAATCAAAGAATCCTATAAACTTTTAAGGTCCTCCATTCCAGCCAACATCAACCTGATACTCGATCTTTATACAGGTGAAGATTTTGTGTTATGTGACGCCACCGAAATCCATGAGATCATAATTAACCTTTGTACAAATGCATATCATGCGATAATCAAACATGAAGGTGAAATTGTCGTCGGTTTGAAGAAGGAAAACCCTGCCCCGGAAATGGATTTGCCTCCTGGGGAATACCTTTGTTTGAGTGTTAAAGATAATGGCGGCGGTATCCCTGATGAAGTTAAAGATAAAATCTTTGAACCATATGTAACGACAAAAGAGATAGGCAAAGGATCGGGTTTAGGGTTATCGGTCGTTTATGGCATCGTTGAATCATATAAAGGTAAAATAAATATTGACAGCAGCCCTGTCCATGGGACCGAATTTATCATTTTCTTACCAATTTCCAAAGCTGCACCCATGGTTCAAAATATTCATGACAAGGAATCCTTAAAAAAAGGAGATGAACGAATTCTATTTGTAGATGATGAGCCTTCAATTACTAAATTGGCAACCCAGGCCTTAGAGCGGTGCGGGTATCTTGTCACTGCAGTAAATGAAAGCAAAATAGCATTAAGCCTGTTCCAATCAACACCTGATGATTTTGACCTGGTGATTACTGATATGGCTATGCCCGGCATGGTCGGTACCGAATTATCAAAAAAAATACTGGAAATTCGTCCTGATATTAAAATTATGATTTGCTCTGGTTTTAGTGACAGATTGGAGAAGGAAAAATTAAAGGATTTCGGGGTGGTCGCGTTCCTTGACAAACCTCTTTCGATTGATGTTTTGGCAAAAGTGACCAGAGACGTACTTGATAACAAAGATCTTTTGAGTATTGCTTAA
- a CDS encoding AraC family transcriptional regulator, with product MNKKALMRRDEPHRQFRDYIQCYWTLNGSDNNIDAFYRTALDAGLQLIFNLFDPIECMVDDASPIAIAGDFMVGALAKRIQIKPTGSISLFAVQFTPDGLYPFLSMPPVDLSNFCVELEEVWELNGLGLSQLIHSAGHTPEDLIQTFEGFFARRMNAFRRHSLSVEKAVTIIREHKGQIPIKTLANQLQISRRHLERKFTERIGVPPKQLCRIFRLKNVLINLSPAENDWASLAVANGYFDQAHFIHEFQFFTGQSPITYSTAACSQR from the coding sequence GTGAATAAAAAAGCCCTGATGAGAAGAGATGAGCCCCATCGACAATTCAGAGATTATATTCAATGCTATTGGACACTAAACGGTTCTGATAATAATATCGATGCATTCTATCGCACAGCTTTGGATGCGGGGTTGCAGCTCATATTCAATTTATTTGATCCTATTGAATGTATGGTTGATGATGCGTCACCAATTGCCATTGCCGGAGATTTCATGGTAGGGGCCTTAGCCAAACGAATCCAAATAAAGCCAACAGGATCCATATCATTGTTTGCAGTTCAATTTACCCCTGACGGACTTTATCCGTTCCTCTCAATGCCTCCCGTAGATCTATCAAATTTTTGCGTTGAACTTGAAGAGGTTTGGGAACTCAATGGCCTTGGCCTGTCCCAATTAATTCACAGCGCGGGCCACACACCCGAAGACCTTATTCAAACCTTCGAAGGGTTCTTTGCAAGGCGGATGAATGCTTTCAGAAGGCATAGCTTAAGCGTTGAAAAGGCGGTAACCATCATTCGCGAACATAAAGGCCAAATCCCAATAAAAACCCTGGCAAATCAATTACAGATCAGCCGCCGCCACCTGGAACGAAAATTCACCGAACGGATCGGGGTGCCGCCCAAGCAGCTTTGTCGAATCTTTCGCCTCAAAAATGTATTGATCAACTTGAGCCCGGCTGAAAATGATTGGGCATCCCTCGCGGTAGCGAACGGATATTTCGACCAAGCGCATTTTATCCATGAATTCCAATTTTTCACAGGACAAAGCCCTATAACCTATTCAACGGCTGCGTGTTCCCAAAGATAA
- a CDS encoding C-GCAxxG-C-C family protein: protein MMLKSKHWECEKRKINTAIGHLKAGYSCSEAVLLTYGPRLGLDQKSAVKIASGFGGGMGGLGQTCGAVTAAYMVIGLKYGADSVKDTYSKEYTYQAVAQFDHLFKERNGSTYCRDLIGGIDMSTPEGRKQIREIGRVPEIVSDAISILEEIFKGSQ, encoded by the coding sequence ATGATGTTAAAATCAAAACACTGGGAATGTGAAAAAAGAAAAATAAACACAGCAATCGGGCACCTTAAAGCGGGCTATTCCTGCTCGGAGGCGGTGTTGCTGACTTACGGACCACGGTTGGGTCTCGATCAAAAATCAGCCGTCAAGATCGCCAGCGGATTTGGCGGAGGTATGGGAGGGCTAGGCCAAACATGTGGCGCCGTGACAGCCGCATACATGGTGATCGGCCTCAAATATGGGGCCGACAGCGTAAAAGACACTTATTCAAAGGAATATACATATCAGGCTGTTGCTCAATTTGACCATCTTTTTAAAGAGCGAAATGGTTCAACTTATTGCAGGGATTTAATTGGTGGAATTGATATGTCTACGCCTGAAGGGCGAAAACAAATTCGAGAGATAGGTAGAGTTCCGGAAATTGTATCCGATGCAATTAGTATTTTAGAAGAGATTTTCAAGGGGAGCCAGTGA
- a CDS encoding response regulator: MKQKKTTSIFILDDEPIVCKRLKASLDRKGYAVQTSCDSVKALEIVTHTPFDIVITDLKMEGIDGMQFFTEVKKQHPDTQVIVITGFATLETAKESFKKGVFDFLAKPFKLGEIFAVIERAESIINSL, encoded by the coding sequence TTGAAACAAAAGAAAACAACAAGCATTTTTATTCTGGACGATGAACCCATTGTCTGCAAACGGCTCAAGGCGTCCCTGGACAGAAAAGGGTATGCGGTTCAAACCAGTTGTGACAGCGTTAAAGCCCTTGAAATCGTAACCCATACCCCCTTTGATATCGTCATTACAGATCTGAAAATGGAAGGCATTGACGGTATGCAGTTTTTCACCGAGGTCAAAAAACAACATCCGGACACACAGGTTATCGTCATCACCGGCTTTGCCACCCTGGAAACAGCCAAAGAGTCTTTTAAAAAAGGGGTGTTTGATTTCCTTGCAAAGCCTTTTAAGCTGGGTGAAATTTTTGCCGTCATTGAGCGGGCTGAAAGCATTATTAATTCTTTATAA
- a CDS encoding PEP/pyruvate-binding domain-containing protein, whose translation MAKFWDSTFLSRLWGRKQPQAEERSIFEVFSSFRRLLDSNNQILDLMTGMGDKLGGDYIFDTHYIHTSCQEIATLVYKLIHHFNFIVQDRYPGLDDAFWRINSGIQEMLEGKSNLRPDRQCTIADTFITADLEEQVGAKNANLAQLKNVLGLNVPDGFAVTSSAFHWLLAYNGLDRDIESLTAQWKEKQISAKEASAKIRAGIDSAAVPPGMKKEIQKALRKLAGWGSKKKLRLAVRSSAVGEDGTNSFAGQYTSCINTCADDFFKSYKTVVSSAYKRGAMAYRDANGFEEHEMAMAVGCLEMVQPLVSGVLYTLDPVRPEENRMKVNAALGLGSPLVSGRAVFDDYDVAREAPYKILQMSVGEKKQCLVALPQGGVAQEAVPEALQTAPCLTQAQIARLAGIGIMVERYFRAPQDIEFSIDASGKIWILQSRPLNIKEEMSRMVCDIPKIKEKYDIVFSGKGMVAQDGIAIGKVFLYEDGQDLDDFPPGAILVTRHASPKFAMIAKYAAGIITDIGSPAGHMATIAREFRVPTLVDTGIATTKLKQGQEITLDTEGKVVYDGSAKALCYYVFADDNFADTYEYRLLKRVLKKISPLTFVDPEDKRFSPRFCQTFHDITRFVHEKAVEELINLNYYDLKHERSRAQKLKVDIPLDLMLIDIGEGLAPGAGTRAVLPKQITSVPLNAFLKGLTRKGMWSNEPMSVDFKSFMSSLTRTQPPHQTRPGSIGQNLVVMSREYINISLRLGYHFNMIDAYMGPNPNDNYIYFRFFGGVTDAGRRTRRVSFLAQVLEKAHFRMKQDNDLLVAKTKKMSWERMEESLVLVGELVAFTRQLDVKMLNDTYVKKYVDDFWALSSRSD comes from the coding sequence ATGGCAAAGTTTTGGGACTCAACATTTTTAAGCCGCCTGTGGGGCAGGAAACAGCCCCAGGCTGAAGAACGTTCGATATTTGAAGTGTTCTCAAGTTTCAGGCGGCTTCTGGATTCCAATAATCAGATTCTGGATCTGATGACCGGCATGGGGGACAAGCTGGGGGGAGATTATATCTTTGACACCCACTATATCCACACCAGTTGCCAGGAGATCGCAACCCTTGTCTACAAACTGATTCATCATTTTAATTTTATTGTCCAGGACAGATACCCCGGGCTTGATGACGCCTTCTGGCGCATCAACTCCGGGATTCAGGAGATGCTTGAAGGCAAATCCAACCTTCGGCCGGACCGGCAATGTACCATTGCCGATACCTTTATCACGGCAGATCTTGAAGAACAGGTGGGGGCCAAAAACGCCAATCTGGCCCAGCTTAAAAATGTGCTGGGCCTCAACGTGCCGGATGGATTTGCCGTGACCTCCTCGGCCTTTCACTGGCTTTTGGCATATAACGGTCTGGACCGGGACATTGAATCTCTGACCGCCCAATGGAAAGAGAAGCAGATTTCTGCAAAAGAAGCGTCCGCAAAAATCAGAGCTGGCATTGACAGTGCAGCTGTGCCGCCTGGAATGAAAAAAGAGATCCAGAAGGCATTGAGAAAACTGGCCGGATGGGGCTCCAAGAAAAAGCTGCGCCTGGCCGTTCGAAGCAGCGCCGTGGGTGAAGACGGCACAAACAGTTTTGCCGGCCAGTATACCAGTTGTATCAACACCTGCGCCGATGATTTTTTTAAAAGCTATAAAACCGTGGTGAGCAGTGCCTACAAACGGGGGGCGATGGCCTACCGGGATGCCAACGGTTTTGAAGAGCACGAAATGGCCATGGCCGTGGGGTGCCTGGAGATGGTGCAGCCATTGGTGTCCGGCGTCCTGTATACCTTAGATCCGGTCCGTCCCGAAGAAAATCGCATGAAGGTCAATGCCGCTTTAGGCCTTGGTTCTCCCCTGGTTTCGGGGCGGGCCGTCTTTGACGACTATGATGTGGCCAGAGAAGCGCCCTACAAAATTTTGCAGATGAGCGTGGGCGAGAAAAAACAGTGCCTGGTGGCGCTGCCCCAGGGTGGGGTGGCGCAGGAAGCCGTGCCCGAGGCCTTGCAAACAGCACCCTGCCTGACCCAGGCCCAGATCGCCCGCCTGGCCGGTATCGGTATCATGGTGGAGCGCTACTTCAGGGCGCCCCAGGATATTGAATTTTCCATTGATGCGTCAGGAAAAATCTGGATTCTGCAATCCAGGCCCTTGAATATCAAGGAAGAGATGAGCCGGATGGTGTGCGATATCCCTAAAATCAAGGAAAAATACGATATCGTTTTTTCGGGCAAGGGGATGGTGGCCCAGGACGGCATTGCCATCGGCAAGGTGTTTTTATATGAAGACGGACAGGATTTGGATGATTTTCCGCCGGGGGCCATCCTGGTCACCCGGCATGCGTCGCCCAAGTTTGCCATGATTGCCAAATATGCCGCAGGCATCATCACGGACATCGGTTCTCCGGCCGGTCACATGGCCACCATTGCCAGGGAGTTCCGGGTGCCCACCCTGGTGGATACGGGCATTGCCACAACCAAGCTGAAACAGGGCCAGGAGATCACCCTGGACACCGAGGGCAAGGTGGTGTACGACGGCTCGGCCAAGGCCCTTTGCTACTATGTTTTTGCCGACGATAACTTTGCCGACACCTATGAGTATCGTCTTCTGAAACGGGTATTGAAAAAGATTTCCCCTTTGACCTTTGTGGACCCCGAGGATAAACGGTTTTCCCCGCGCTTTTGCCAGACCTTTCACGATATTACCCGGTTTGTGCATGAAAAGGCGGTGGAAGAGCTGATCAATCTCAATTATTACGATTTGAAACATGAGCGCTCCAGGGCCCAGAAGCTCAAGGTGGATATCCCGCTGGACCTCATGCTCATTGACATCGGTGAAGGGCTTGCCCCTGGTGCCGGTACCCGGGCGGTGCTGCCCAAACAGATTACCTCCGTGCCCCTGAATGCATTTTTAAAAGGTCTGACCCGCAAAGGCATGTGGAGCAACGAGCCCATGAGTGTTGATTTTAAAAGTTTCATGTCCAGTCTGACCAGAACCCAGCCCCCCCACCAGACCCGCCCCGGCTCCATCGGCCAGAACCTGGTGGTGATGTCCAGGGAGTATATCAACATCAGCCTGCGCCTGGGCTATCATTTCAACATGATTGATGCCTATATGGGTCCCAATCCCAATGATAACTATATCTACTTCCGGTTTTTCGGCGGGGTGACCGATGCGGGACGGCGTACCCGGCGGGTGAGCTTCCTGGCCCAGGTGCTGGAAAAGGCGCATTTCAGAATGAAACAGGACAATGATCTGCTGGTGGCCAAAACCAAGAAAATGAGCTGGGAGCGTATGGAAGAAAGCCTTGTTCTGGTCGGGGAACTGGTGGCGTTCACCCGGCAGCTGGATGTTAAAATGCTCAATGACACCTACGTGAAAAAATATGTGGATGATTTTTGGGCCCTAAGCTCAAGATCGGATTAG
- a CDS encoding TIGR02186 family protein has protein sequence MRRYQKILTGLLLLMIICLPALASAAAPAAFTVTPEAINIGASFNGIDVTVEGTIPADADAVVRFKSGEQDVALKEKGKAMGILWMNMGTVTFHHCPDIFMVATPKSLTEESDQWKGLNLGVPSLINQIEVTPAPEDKTFLFDEFVKLKSKHGAYASGFGNVMYQTPVDNMKPFSATISIPSGLKPGSYQVEVFTIKDGAVASKAQTRVKVEETGFPKFLSSLAFGKPLLYGIVSVLIALAAGLLTGLIFQGSNEGH, from the coding sequence ATGAGACGATATCAAAAAATCTTAACAGGTCTTTTACTGCTCATGATCATCTGTCTGCCGGCTCTTGCCTCGGCAGCCGCACCCGCCGCGTTTACGGTGACCCCAGAGGCCATCAACATCGGGGCCTCTTTTAACGGCATTGATGTTACAGTAGAAGGAACGATCCCTGCAGATGCCGACGCCGTGGTCCGCTTCAAATCCGGCGAACAGGACGTGGCGTTGAAAGAGAAGGGAAAAGCCATGGGCATCCTGTGGATGAATATGGGCACCGTAACCTTTCACCACTGCCCGGATATTTTTATGGTGGCAACCCCAAAATCATTGACAGAAGAATCCGACCAGTGGAAAGGATTGAATTTGGGGGTACCCTCCTTGATAAACCAGATAGAGGTTACACCTGCCCCCGAAGACAAAACCTTTCTTTTTGACGAGTTTGTCAAACTTAAATCCAAGCACGGGGCCTATGCCTCCGGGTTCGGCAACGTGATGTACCAGACGCCGGTCGACAATATGAAACCGTTTTCTGCAACGATTTCCATTCCGTCAGGACTAAAACCGGGAAGCTACCAGGTGGAGGTATTTACGATAAAAGACGGCGCTGTTGCATCCAAGGCCCAGACCCGTGTTAAAGTCGAAGAGACAGGATTTCCCAAGTTCCTGTCGTCCCTGGCATTTGGTAAACCCCTGCTTTATGGTATTGTGTCGGTTCTCATCGCCCTGGCTGCGGGGCTGCTCACCGGCTTAATATTCCAAGGCAGCAACGAAGGGCATTAG